A single window of Dermacentor albipictus isolate Rhodes 1998 colony chromosome 1, USDA_Dalb.pri_finalv2, whole genome shotgun sequence DNA harbors:
- the LOC135915204 gene encoding uncharacterized protein, producing the protein MRTAGGPRLLLLLLLLQTAALANGRPQESLVGHASQHQELAVVSGRSLVPVRTLEGDVAWVEARFLNETHMRSFKHQAKPFALVEKVSIIMPVLTFLVPFLVWMFCMVICLHRSHQRHSYY; encoded by the coding sequence ATGAGGACCGCTGGCgggccgcggctgctgctgctgctgctgctactgcagACGGCAGCGCTGGCAAACGGGCGGCCACAGGAGAGCTTGGTCGGCCATGCAAGCCAGCACCAAGAGCTGGCGGTCGTGTCGGGCCGCAGCTTGGTTCCCGTGCGCACGCTGGAAGGCGACGTGGCCTGGGTAGAGGCGCGCTTCCTCAACGAAACGCACATGAGGAGCTTCAAGCACCAGGCCAAGCCATTTGCACTCGTCGAGAAGGTGTCCATCATCATGCCCGTTTTGACGTTCCTTGTGCCCTTCTTGGTCTGGATGTTCTGCATGGTGATCTGCCTGCATCGGTCACACCAGAGGCACTCCTACTACTGA